A DNA window from Capnocytophaga sp. ARDL2 contains the following coding sequences:
- the polA gene encoding DNA polymerase I, translating to MTQKRLFLLDAYALIFRGYYAFIKNPRINSKGLDTSAIMGFMNSLMDVIRREKPEYLAVAFDKGGSTVRTELFTEYKANRDETPEAIRIAVPYIQEILRAMHIPIIEMAGIEADDLIGTLAKKAEKEGFQVYMVTPDKDYAQLVSENIFMYRPARMGNGIEIWGVKEVKEKFEVQDPIQVIDFLGMMGDAVDNIPGLPGVGEKTAKKLLAEFGSMENLLANTHLLKGKMKEKIEASKELGLLSKELARILLDCPVEFDEVAFKLDKPNVQKTDALFQELEFRRMKEQFDKLFSDENPMIEAITISASKPRTQEQFSLFEVGDSETEITDPSYYKTIQNTPHFYQLIEGSAAVHFLLESLMNQKEVCFDTETTHIDPLQAELVGISFSFEKGKAYYIPCKNEEQTKEYLQILQPFFESEHITKIGQNLKYDIKVLKKYNIEVKGFIYDTMIAHYLINPDMRHNMDVLSETYLQYSPVSIETLIGKKGKNQLSMRDVAVEEVKEYAGEDADITLQLKEVFHPKMVNANTFDLFKKIESPLVAVLASMEAEGIRLNVDYLRQLSEELSIEAQQLQSKIYEIAGEDFNLASPKQLGVILFEKLKLGSGKIKKTKTGQYATGEEILSDLAKEHEVVRNILEWRQIVKLQNTYVDALPTQINPNTGRVHTDYMQAVAATGRLSSNNPNLQNIPIRTDRGQKVRKSFVARNENHVLLAADYSQIELRIIAAMSQEPTMIESFNQKQDIHRATAAKVFNVPLEEVTRKQRSNAKTVNFGIIYGVSAFGLSQQTDLTRSESKALIDTYYATYPKLRDYIDRQIEFAREHGYVQTILGRRRYLKDIHSQNAVVRGAAERNAINAPIQGSAADIIKIAMINIHKRLQTENLQTRMLLQVHDELVFDVPKSEIETASKLIKEEMENAFQMIVPLEVEIGIGDNWLEAH from the coding sequence ATGACACAAAAAAGACTTTTTTTACTCGATGCTTACGCGTTGATTTTCAGAGGATATTACGCATTTATTAAAAATCCTCGTATCAATTCAAAAGGGTTGGATACCTCGGCAATTATGGGGTTTATGAACTCGCTAATGGATGTAATCCGCAGGGAAAAACCTGAATATCTTGCCGTTGCGTTCGACAAAGGTGGTAGCACCGTGCGTACCGAACTTTTTACCGAATACAAAGCCAATCGCGACGAAACTCCAGAGGCGATTCGCATCGCTGTACCCTATATTCAAGAGATTTTGAGAGCCATGCACATTCCCATTATCGAGATGGCTGGTATTGAGGCTGATGACTTGATTGGTACTTTGGCAAAAAAAGCCGAAAAAGAAGGTTTTCAGGTATATATGGTTACGCCTGATAAAGATTATGCTCAACTGGTTTCTGAAAATATTTTTATGTATCGTCCGGCTCGTATGGGCAACGGTATCGAAATTTGGGGCGTAAAAGAAGTAAAAGAAAAATTTGAAGTGCAAGACCCTATCCAAGTTATCGATTTCTTGGGTATGATGGGCGATGCGGTAGATAATATCCCCGGGTTGCCTGGTGTGGGCGAAAAAACTGCGAAAAAACTTTTGGCAGAATTTGGCTCTATGGAAAATCTTTTGGCAAATACTCACCTGCTGAAAGGTAAAATGAAAGAAAAAATCGAGGCTTCTAAAGAACTTGGTTTGCTTTCTAAAGAATTGGCTCGTATTCTGTTGGATTGCCCGGTAGAGTTTGACGAAGTGGCTTTTAAACTCGACAAGCCCAATGTGCAAAAAACCGACGCTTTGTTTCAAGAATTGGAATTTCGTCGCATGAAAGAGCAGTTCGACAAACTGTTTTCTGACGAAAATCCGATGATAGAAGCTATAACTATTTCTGCTTCAAAACCTCGTACTCAAGAGCAATTTTCGTTGTTTGAAGTAGGAGATAGCGAAACAGAAATCACCGACCCAAGTTATTACAAAACCATTCAAAACACACCACATTTTTATCAATTGATTGAAGGAAGTGCGGCTGTGCATTTCCTTTTAGAATCATTGATGAATCAAAAGGAAGTTTGTTTTGATACGGAAACTACTCATATCGACCCACTTCAAGCCGAATTGGTGGGAATTTCGTTTAGTTTTGAAAAGGGAAAAGCCTATTATATTCCTTGCAAAAACGAAGAACAAACCAAAGAATATTTACAAATATTACAACCGTTTTTTGAAAGCGAACACATTACAAAAATCGGTCAAAATCTAAAATACGACATCAAAGTATTGAAAAAATACAACATTGAGGTTAAAGGTTTTATTTACGACACCATGATTGCTCATTATCTCATCAATCCAGATATGAGGCACAATATGGATGTGTTGTCGGAAACTTATCTACAATATTCGCCTGTTTCAATAGAAACTCTCATTGGCAAAAAAGGAAAAAATCAACTGTCAATGCGTGATGTTGCCGTAGAAGAAGTAAAAGAATATGCAGGTGAAGATGCCGATATTACCTTACAATTGAAAGAAGTTTTTCATCCAAAAATGGTGAATGCCAATACTTTTGATTTATTTAAAAAAATTGAAAGTCCGTTGGTTGCTGTTTTGGCATCGATGGAAGCGGAAGGAATTCGTCTGAATGTTGATTATTTGCGACAACTTTCGGAAGAATTGTCTATTGAAGCTCAGCAATTACAAAGCAAAATTTACGAAATTGCTGGAGAAGATTTCAATTTGGCGTCTCCTAAACAATTGGGAGTGATTTTGTTTGAAAAATTGAAATTGGGTTCAGGAAAAATCAAAAAGACAAAAACAGGTCAATATGCCACAGGTGAAGAAATTTTGAGCGATTTGGCAAAAGAACACGAAGTAGTTCGCAATATTTTGGAATGGCGACAAATCGTAAAATTGCAAAATACTTATGTAGATGCCTTACCAACTCAAATCAACCCAAATACAGGAAGAGTACACACCGATTATATGCAAGCGGTGGCAGCTACTGGCCGTTTGAGTTCAAACAATCCCAATTTGCAAAACATTCCTATCCGTACCGATAGAGGACAAAAAGTTCGAAAATCGTTTGTAGCTCGAAACGAAAATCATGTATTGTTGGCCGCCGATTATTCACAAATCGAATTGCGTATCATTGCTGCGATGAGTCAAGAACCTACTATGATTGAATCGTTTAACCAAAAACAAGACATTCACCGAGCTACGGCAGCAAAAGTGTTTAATGTACCTTTAGAGGAAGTTACACGCAAACAAAGAAGCAATGCCAAAACTGTGAATTTTGGTATTATTTACGGAGTTTCAGCCTTTGGTTTGAGTCAGCAGACAGATTTGACACGCTCGGAAAGTAAAGCCTTGATTGATACTTATTATGCCACTTATCCAAAATTGCGTGATTATATCGACCGCCAAATCGAATTTGCAAGAGAACATGGATATGTACAAACCATTTTGGGGCGTAGAAGGTATCTAAAAGATATACATTCGCAAAATGCAGTGGTAAGAGGAGCGGCAGAGCGAAACGCCATCAACGCACCGATACAAGGAAGTGCCGCAGACATTATTAAAATTGCAATGATAAATATTCACAAGCGATTACAAACCGAAAACTTGCAAACTCGTATGTTGCTACAGGTACACGACGAATTGGTGTTTGATGTACCGAAAAGCGAAATCGAAACAGCAAGTAAACTCATCAAAGAAGAAATGGAAAACGCTTTCCAAATGATTGTTCCCCTCGAAGTAGAAATCGGAATTGGAGACAATTGGTTGGAAGCACATTGA
- a CDS encoding ThiF family adenylyltransferase, whose protein sequence is MAIWQERAELLFKTEGIERLKNANILIVGLGGVGSFAAEFITRAGVGNLTIVDGDTVDITNINRQLPALHSTVTQPKVEVVAARLLDINPELNLTKIQEFLSPERAEAIVTEEFDYVVDCIDSITPKLHLIVAAKKKKVKVISNMGAGGKMQSNKIVVRDICKTDVCPLAKVIRKRLKKLGISKGVKAVYSLEKPDESSLKKTDGTNFKKSFFGTNSWMPALFGLHSAEHVITYLLKR, encoded by the coding sequence ATGGCAATCTGGCAAGAAAGAGCAGAATTATTATTTAAAACCGAAGGGATTGAAAGACTAAAAAACGCAAATATACTAATTGTAGGACTGGGAGGCGTAGGGTCATTTGCAGCCGAATTTATCACACGTGCGGGAGTAGGAAATCTCACAATCGTAGATGGCGACACCGTCGATATTACCAACATCAACAGACAATTACCAGCTTTGCACAGTACAGTAACACAACCAAAAGTAGAAGTAGTTGCTGCTCGTTTGCTGGACATCAATCCTGAACTAAACCTCACAAAAATACAAGAATTCTTATCTCCCGAGCGTGCGGAAGCTATCGTTACAGAAGAATTTGATTATGTTGTAGATTGCATCGACTCTATTACACCCAAATTGCATCTAATCGTTGCTGCAAAAAAGAAAAAAGTCAAAGTAATTTCCAATATGGGGGCAGGTGGAAAAATGCAATCCAACAAAATAGTAGTAAGAGACATTTGCAAAACGGATGTATGTCCATTGGCAAAAGTCATCAGAAAACGCTTGAAAAAATTGGGAATAAGCAAAGGGGTAAAAGCTGTTTATTCTTTGGAAAAACCTGATGAAAGTAGCCTAAAAAAAACTGACGGAACCAACTTTAAAAAATCCTTTTTCGGAACCAATAGTTGGATGCCTGCTCTTTTTGGACTTCATTCTGCCGAACATGTAATCACTTATTTATTAAAAAGATAA
- a CDS encoding TatD family hydrolase, producing MKYNIHTHFPIENSDHFQLINHYPKDVFSSKENYSIGIHPWYIENQFSEENLHNLFLHLKKEKCLAIGECGLDKKISVDFNLQKKVFLQQIDLAIQVNKPIIVHCVGAFQEIMELKKQFTTNIPMIFHGFSKNIQVANWLIKNGNYLSFGHHLLENPKVQHTFKNVSVECIFLETDANQSIIIDELYDKASNLLNKNVEAIIEKNFKQLFKD from the coding sequence ATGAAATACAATATTCATACACATTTTCCTATTGAAAACAGTGATCATTTTCAATTGATTAATCATTATCCTAAAGACGTTTTTTCATCAAAGGAAAACTATTCAATAGGAATTCATCCTTGGTATATTGAAAATCAATTTTCTGAAGAAAATCTTCATAATCTTTTTCTACATTTAAAAAAAGAAAAATGTTTAGCAATAGGAGAATGTGGTTTGGATAAAAAAATCTCCGTTGATTTTAACCTTCAGAAAAAAGTTTTTTTACAACAAATCGATTTGGCAATTCAGGTAAATAAACCAATCATCGTGCATTGTGTAGGTGCTTTTCAAGAAATTATGGAGCTAAAAAAACAGTTTACTACAAATATTCCAATGATTTTTCATGGATTTTCAAAAAATATTCAAGTAGCAAATTGGCTCATAAAAAATGGAAATTATCTTTCATTTGGTCATCATTTACTTGAAAATCCTAAAGTTCAACATACTTTTAAAAACGTATCTGTTGAATGTATTTTCCTAGAAACAGACGCAAATCAATCAATCATTATTGATGAACTTTATGATAAGGCTTCAAATCTTTTAAACAAAAATGTAGAAGCGATAATAGAAAAAAATTTCAAACAACTTTTTAAAGACTAA